In a genomic window of Pseudodesulfovibrio sp. JC047:
- the fliQ gene encoding flagellar biosynthesis protein FliQ, with product MTPEFVVGFARQAIEMTLIISLPMLGIGMVVGIIISILQAATQIQEMTLTMVPKIVAIFLALLIAFPWIMDKMMSYTINLFLNLPNYIK from the coding sequence ATGACCCCGGAATTCGTGGTCGGTTTTGCCCGACAAGCCATTGAGATGACCCTCATCATTTCTTTGCCCATGCTGGGAATCGGCATGGTAGTCGGCATTATCATTTCCATTCTCCAGGCCGCCACCCAGATTCAGGAAATGACATTGACCATGGTTCCCAAAATCGTGGCCATCTTTCTCGCGCTCCTCATCGCCTTTCCATGGATCATGGACAAGATGATGTCTTATACGATCAATCTCTTTCTTAACCTCCCGAATTATATCAAATAA